From Pseudodesulfovibrio nedwellii:
GGTGCCGATGAACAGCACTTTGCCGCCTTTGGCAACGGTGTCGACAATGAAGTCGTGAGCGGTAGCAAACATTTTGACAGTCTGCTGCAAGTCCATGATGTGGATGCCATTGCGGGCGCCGAAGATGTAAGGGCGCATTTTGGGGTTCCAACGGCGGGTCTGGTGGCCGAAGTGGACACCGGTCTCCAGCATCTGCTTCATAGTAACATAAGCCATGATAATCTCCTGGGTTTTTCGTCCATCCTGCAGTCCATTAAGGAGTCCGTGACATCACGGACCACCCGGAGTTATGGGCAGGATGTGTGAATTTGAAGTCGGGGGTATTTAGCCTGATATAGTATGGTTGGCAAGGGGAAAATGCACAATACTATTAAATGATGTGCAAATTATTCTCCAAATGCCTGAGCCATCAACCGGTTGCCTAATCCGCCGAAATCTTTGGGGGCGTATCCGAAGACTTCGTTCCAGACTTCGGTGGATTCCATGCAGAAGTAAAGTTGCTTATCCATTCCGTGTTTGCGCAGGCGGTCGACCATGAAGGTGAACTGTTCAACACGCAGCGGGCGGAGTAGTCGAGCTTTACCATCAAGGCCGGGGATGAATTCATTATAAATATATGTTGTATCAGGAAAATGGTCCGCAATAATCGGGTTGAGCTGGGGCATACAACGGAACGAACCGAGAGACATATAGGCAATGTTTTCGGGGCGCACATAATCAAAAATCATGTCGATGATTTCGGCGTAACCTTCACGCCAGCCGGGGTAATGGATGATCGGGTCGAAATGGAGGCATACTTTGAATCCGGCCTCGGCACAGGTGCGGGCTGCTTCAAGACGTTCTTTCAGTGTGGAAACGTCGAATTCTTCATGTTCATTGATGAATGGTGCGTTGAGTGACCATGCCGGAAGAACTCGGTCTGTGCGAGTGGTTGCTTCCATCCACGTCAGGTCCACGACTTTGGACTTTAATTCCAGCACTACGTTGTCGTAATCTTGAAGAAATCCAATGAGATTGTTGGAATAGCCGGTCAGATGTTCTAGGGCCAGCGAGTCAGTGAACTCGCCGGTACCAACGCGGTAACGGGTATTTGGATCTGCTCCGAAGGCGTTGCCCAGTTCGGTGAACAGGGCGTCCTGATTGGCCCAGATTTTCAGCACGCGGTCCTGAAAGTATGCCTGCAAAATACAATAGGAGCAGGCCATGGGACAGTTCTCGCCGATGTGAATGATGCGGTATCCGCAGCAATGGTAGGCACGGGTCCCGGGGCAAAATCGGAGGAATTTGCCTTTGTATTCCTTGAGATACAATGCCTGCGTGTCGCCTTCGTCAAACTCTATGCGGTCTTGTTCGGGGGGGACCACAGTCCACGGAATATTTGCCTGATCGGTCCCGGCCAGTTTGTTGCGTACCCGATTCGCGATGGGTGAATTCTGCATGGATTCATCCACGAACACATGACCGATTTTATGAAGATGGGAGGGGAGTTGCTTAGTCATTGCCACTTCCCAGCTTCCAGAGTTTTTCCCATGCCGGGGCGTCGGCGAGGTCTGTCATTTCTGCAACAGCCCGTTTGAGCTGTGCGGCATCCTTGATTTGGACGGTTAATTCGGCTCCGCCTGTTTCAAAATTATTGGGCTGAATCATACGCCAGCGGGTTCCGCCGGTGATTTCTCCGGCTGCGGCAGTGAACCGGTCCTGAAGTTTGGTCAGTTCAGGGTAACGTGCCAGTCGGGCCGCATTGGCGAGACGTGCAATGGTGTCCTTGGGAGAAAGCCCCTGCGAAAGAATTTTGATCATGCCCGCGGTGTGCATGACTTCCTGCACGGATTGATCGTTCATCTTAGCGGTTTCGAACAGCCAGTTCAAGACGTTGACCGCATTGGAGCGAGACCATGAGAATCCGGTGAACAGTGGTTCTGCTGCCTGACGGTCTTCACTGGTCATGCGAGAAAGAGGCGTGGCTGAGGCCAGAGGAATGTTGCCTTGTTTGAGCAGGTCGCGCCATGTTTGATCCATGGTGAGCCAGCCCACCAGAAGTTTGGCGTCCTTGGATTTAGGCTTTATGCCAAGACGGGGCAGGATGTTCGACTTGAGGGATTTTTCTTCCATGAGCGGCGCGAAAAACTCAAGAGCCTTGAGGCGCATGCCATCGTCCATGGGGCGTTGCAGGTTGTCGGTCAGATAAAGCAATCCTTTGTCGGTTTCATTTATATCTTCAACCATTCTGGCAAGAACCGGACGACCAAGGTTATGGAGAGCGCTCACGCGTGCGTGTCCGGCGACGAGATTCAGGCCGTTTTGGGATTCGTAGACTAGTACCGGTGTGGATTGGCCGAATTCTTCAATGGAATCTGCCAATGATGTGTCCGGGGTGTCGGCCCAGAACAGATGTGCGCCTGAATTGTTTATATTGTCGGCAGGGGCCGTGAAGATCTCGTTGGATAGATGCAAAATCCACTCCTGAAAGTTTCTGTCTAAAATGAGGTAACTGGTTGCAATTACGTTTAATCTGTGTTGAAATCACAAGTGTCTATCAAAAATGTTCAACAATTATTGATGGATATGTCGTTGATGTTCATAGCGTAGTAACTTGACAAGCTCGCGTTGGTCTTCCTATAGGACTAAACCTGTGAAAAACCAAGTGCTGTGATTTTCACGGGAGCCTAAGGCTTCCGAGACAATAGGGATAACCTGAAAAAAGTACGTGGAGTGAAGTATGCCTGATTTGAAAACTCAAAGAACTTATGCACTCGTCGGTCATGGCGGTAGCGGGAAAACTTCCGTCGCCGAGATGTTGCTTTTCAATGCCGGAGTTGTAAACCGCCTCGGCAAGGTCGAAGACGGAAGCACCGTTCTCGATTACGAACCCGAGGAAATCAAGCGTCGAGGTTCTGTTCAGCCTGGTTTTGCCAGCTACAAGTGGAAAAAGAACGACCATTTTCTCATCGACACTCCCGGTGATTCCAACTTCGCAGGTGATCTTTCCTACAGCCTGACCGCTACAGATGGCGTGGTCATGGTTATTGACGCTGTTGATGGTGTTAAGCCACTGACTCGCAAGATTTGGGCACGGGTTCAGGAGAAGGGGCTGCCTTCTATGATCGTCATCAACAAGATGGATCGTGATAGGGCCGAATTCGATACCGCATTCAACGGTATTTCCGAGGCTCTCGGTGCTCGTCCTGCTTTGTTGTACTATCCCATCGGCTCCAAAGAAGATTTCAAGGGCGTGGTGGACATGATGTCCGGCAAGGCTTTGATATTCGGCGCTGACGGCGCAGTCGAAGAAGGGGATATTCCCGGCGACATCGCAGATGAAGTCGAAATGTTGCGTGAAACCATGATTGAGAACATCGCTGAAAGTGATGAAGATCTCATGGAAAAATATTTTGAAGACGGAGAATTATCTCCCGAAGATATTACCAAGGGCCTTCAGGGCGGCGTCGCTTCCGGCGAACTCGTTCCCGTGGTCGTATCCGCAGCCCTGAATTGTCAGGGTGGCCAGATGATTCTGGACACTATACAGAATCTGTTGCCCGGTCCTTTGACCCATCCCGTATGGGAAGGCGAAGAAGGCGAACGGGCCAGTTCACCGGACGAGCCTTTGGCTTGTTTCGTGTTTAAGACCCAGGCCGACCCATTTGCCGGTCAGCTTACTGTGGTTCGTGTTTTGTCTGGAGAACTCAAGTCCGATTTCCATCTGCTCAATGCGTCCAATGGCGAAAAAGAGCGTGTGGGACAGTTGTTGGTTATGAACGGCAAGGAACAGGCTCAGGTAAAGGATCCTATGGGTCCCGGTTCTATTGCTGTGCTGGCAAAGCTCAAAAACACCCATACCGGCGACACCTTGGTTGAGAAAGATGATTTCAAGTTGATCAAGCCTGAAATCGCACCACAACTGATCACCTTCGCTTTGGCTCCGGCCGAAAAGGGTGACGAAGACAAGGTATACTCAGCGGTTGCCAAGCTGCTTGAGGAAGATATTACCCTGACTTTGGCTCGAGACGAAGAGTCCGGTGACATCTTGCTGTCAGGTATGGGACAGAATCATATTGAAATCTCGGTTGAGAAGGCCAGACGCCGCTACAAGGCTGATATCGTTTTGAAAACACCCAAGGTCCCGTATCGAGAGACTTTCAAGACCGGTGCCAAGGAAGTGCAGGGGCGTCACAAGAAACAGTCAGGTGGTCGTGGTCAGTTTGGCGATTGCTGGATTAACGTGACTCCCAAAGTGTCCGGTGCAGGCTATGAATTCGAAGACAAGATCGTCGGTGGTTCCATCCCCCGTCAGTTCATTCCCGCTGTTGACAAGGGCGTTCAGGAAGTTGCTGCTCGCGGTGTGTTGGCCGGTTACCCGGTTATCGACTTTCAGGTGACGTTGTATGACGGCAGTTACCATAACGTCGACTCCTCGGAGATGGCGTTCAAAGTCGCAGGTTCCATTGCCTTCAAGAAAGCCTGCGAAAAGGCCAAGATGGCTTTACTGGAGCCGGTCATGCTCGTGACCGTGGCTGTACCTGATTCCTTTATGGGCGACGTTATCGGCGACCTGTCCTCCCGTCGAGGCAAGGTATTGGGTTCCGATTCCCAGACAGGTCTGACTGAGGTCAAGGCGCATGTGCCCATGGCTGAAATGCTTAAGTATGCCCCGGATTTGAACTCCATGACCGGTGGGCAGGGAACTTTCTTCATGGAATTTGCTTCCTACGAGGAATGCCCGCCTCAGGAAACAGAAAAGGTCATTGCCGCCAACAAGAGGGCGGATGAAGCCGTGTAAGTTCCCATCAGATAACTATAAAAGGGCGGCGGGATTACCTGCTGCCCTTTTTCTTTCACTTGTTTGATGGGGCGAATTGGTTTACTCACTGATGAAATAAGCAATAAGGAAAGCGAATGTTTCGACGTATATTTTTTGTCCTTAACCTGTGGATTGTAACTGTCTACTATAGCTGGAAGACCATGAAGGTTGATCCAGCCAACTCCACTCCTGAGGAATATGACCAGTGGGGATTAGCTTGGGGCCATGCCGCGATTAAGTTATCCGGTATGAAGATTGAGGCTGACATGGGGGATGTAGACCCTCAAGGACATTACGTTTTTATCTGCAACCATCAATCAAATCTTGACATTCCCGTGCTGTTCGACGTGCTTAAAGGCAACCGTATTCGTTATGTTGCCAAGAAGAGCCTGTTTGATATTCCCATTTATGGAAAGGCTCTGGCCTATTCCGGGCATATCTGCATTGATCGGGAAAATCGTCGTTCAGCCATGAAGTCTTTGAACGAAGCCGTGGAAATAGCCAAGAACGGGTTTTCTCCAGTTGTTTTCCCTGAAGGGACTCGGAATCTGCATCTTGAAGATCTCATGGAATTTAAGATTGGTGGTATGATCATTGCTCTCAAATCCGGGTTGCCTGTGGTGCCTATCGTCATGACCAATACGGGGCTTGTTATGGGCAAAGGCCAGATGATTATCGATAACCGGCCTGTGGTTCGGGTAAAGGCTTTGCCAATTATTGACCCGTCTGAATATACCATCAAGGATCGTGAAAAGTTCAAGGACGATCTGCGCGCGAAGATGAGCGCGGCATACAAGGAACTGTTGGCGCAAGGATAGATTATGGGAGACGTACCAACACCTACATCCGCATTGAGCCTGTATCCTCTAGGGGGGCTTGGCGAAATTGGTATGAACTGCATGCTGTATAGGACGCAATCATCCATGGTTATGGTAGATTGTGGCCTTATGTTTCCCGAGGATTATCACTTCGGCGTGGACGTGGTCATTCCTTGTTTCGACTATGTGCTCAAGAATAAGCGTATTTTGCACGGTATAGTGCTGACCCATGGCCATGAAGATCACATTGGTGCATTGCCGTGGTTGCTTCAGAATGTTGACGTGCCAGTTTACGGTTCCGAATTTACCCTCGGTTTGGTCGAGAACAAACTCAAGGAACATGATCTGGATCGTTGGGCGGACCTGCGACCCGTCAGACCGTATGATCGTGTTTTGTTGGGTGATTTTCGATTCAATTTTATTCCGGTTTGTCATTCCATCATTGAAGGATTCGGGTTGGGTATTGAGACTCCAGTCGGGCGGGTTGTCCATACTGGTGATTTCAAAATTGATCGAAATCCTTTGGGTGGACATGCCACGGATCTAGCAGCATTTCGTAAGTTTTCCGAAGATGGCGTCCTTCTTATGCTGTCTGATTCCACCAACGTGGAGACCGAAGGGTTCGCCTTGACAGAGCGTGAGATCAAGGTTTCGTTGCGCGAAATATTTTCTAAGGCCAAAGGGCGTATTCTTGTTTCGCTTTTTTCCAGCCATATTCAGCGGATGCAGGAAGTTTTTGATCTTGCAAATGCTGAGGGTCGCAAGGTGGCTGTATCTGGCAAGTCATTACATCGTAATATCGAATTGGCACGAGAATTGGGATATCTGAAGGTACCCAAACGGACGCTTATTGATTTGGACCGTCTTGATGAATATGGTGACTCCGAGCTTGTTTTGCTTGTTACCGGATCGCAGGGTGAACCGTTGGCCGCACTTTCCCGTATGTCTATGGGGGAGCATCGTCAATTGTCCGTGAAGCCTGATGATCTTGTCATTCTTTCTTCTCGATTTATTCCGGGCAACGTCAAGGCGATCAATCGGGTTATCAATAACCTGTACCGACTTGGCGCCGAGGTCCTGTATGAGAAGATGCACGGTATCCATGCGTCGGGACATGCTCATGCTGGTGAATTGACGCTTATGCTGGAGACTGTGCGGCCTGAATATTTTATTCCCGTGCATGGCG
This genomic window contains:
- a CDS encoding SPL family radical SAM protein, producing MTKQLPSHLHKIGHVFVDESMQNSPIANRVRNKLAGTDQANIPWTVVPPEQDRIEFDEGDTQALYLKEYKGKFLRFCPGTRAYHCCGYRIIHIGENCPMACSYCILQAYFQDRVLKIWANQDALFTELGNAFGADPNTRYRVGTGEFTDSLALEHLTGYSNNLIGFLQDYDNVVLELKSKVVDLTWMEATTRTDRVLPAWSLNAPFINEHEEFDVSTLKERLEAARTCAEAGFKVCLHFDPIIHYPGWREGYAEIIDMIFDYVRPENIAYMSLGSFRCMPQLNPIIADHFPDTTYIYNEFIPGLDGKARLLRPLRVEQFTFMVDRLRKHGMDKQLYFCMESTEVWNEVFGYAPKDFGGLGNRLMAQAFGE
- a CDS encoding ParB/RepB/Spo0J family partition protein, which translates into the protein MHLSNEIFTAPADNINNSGAHLFWADTPDTSLADSIEEFGQSTPVLVYESQNGLNLVAGHARVSALHNLGRPVLARMVEDINETDKGLLYLTDNLQRPMDDGMRLKALEFFAPLMEEKSLKSNILPRLGIKPKSKDAKLLVGWLTMDQTWRDLLKQGNIPLASATPLSRMTSEDRQAAEPLFTGFSWSRSNAVNVLNWLFETAKMNDQSVQEVMHTAGMIKILSQGLSPKDTIARLANAARLARYPELTKLQDRFTAAAGEITGGTRWRMIQPNNFETGGAELTVQIKDAAQLKRAVAEMTDLADAPAWEKLWKLGSGND
- a CDS encoding elongation factor G; translation: MPDLKTQRTYALVGHGGSGKTSVAEMLLFNAGVVNRLGKVEDGSTVLDYEPEEIKRRGSVQPGFASYKWKKNDHFLIDTPGDSNFAGDLSYSLTATDGVVMVIDAVDGVKPLTRKIWARVQEKGLPSMIVINKMDRDRAEFDTAFNGISEALGARPALLYYPIGSKEDFKGVVDMMSGKALIFGADGAVEEGDIPGDIADEVEMLRETMIENIAESDEDLMEKYFEDGELSPEDITKGLQGGVASGELVPVVVSAALNCQGGQMILDTIQNLLPGPLTHPVWEGEEGERASSPDEPLACFVFKTQADPFAGQLTVVRVLSGELKSDFHLLNASNGEKERVGQLLVMNGKEQAQVKDPMGPGSIAVLAKLKNTHTGDTLVEKDDFKLIKPEIAPQLITFALAPAEKGDEDKVYSAVAKLLEEDITLTLARDEESGDILLSGMGQNHIEISVEKARRRYKADIVLKTPKVPYRETFKTGAKEVQGRHKKQSGGRGQFGDCWINVTPKVSGAGYEFEDKIVGGSIPRQFIPAVDKGVQEVAARGVLAGYPVIDFQVTLYDGSYHNVDSSEMAFKVAGSIAFKKACEKAKMALLEPVMLVTVAVPDSFMGDVIGDLSSRRGKVLGSDSQTGLTEVKAHVPMAEMLKYAPDLNSMTGGQGTFFMEFASYEECPPQETEKVIAANKRADEAV
- a CDS encoding lysophospholipid acyltransferase family protein, giving the protein MFRRIFFVLNLWIVTVYYSWKTMKVDPANSTPEEYDQWGLAWGHAAIKLSGMKIEADMGDVDPQGHYVFICNHQSNLDIPVLFDVLKGNRIRYVAKKSLFDIPIYGKALAYSGHICIDRENRRSAMKSLNEAVEIAKNGFSPVVFPEGTRNLHLEDLMEFKIGGMIIALKSGLPVVPIVMTNTGLVMGKGQMIIDNRPVVRVKALPIIDPSEYTIKDREKFKDDLRAKMSAAYKELLAQG
- a CDS encoding ribonuclease J, which produces MGDVPTPTSALSLYPLGGLGEIGMNCMLYRTQSSMVMVDCGLMFPEDYHFGVDVVIPCFDYVLKNKRILHGIVLTHGHEDHIGALPWLLQNVDVPVYGSEFTLGLVENKLKEHDLDRWADLRPVRPYDRVLLGDFRFNFIPVCHSIIEGFGLGIETPVGRVVHTGDFKIDRNPLGGHATDLAAFRKFSEDGVLLMLSDSTNVETEGFALTEREIKVSLREIFSKAKGRILVSLFSSHIQRMQEVFDLANAEGRKVAVSGKSLHRNIELARELGYLKVPKRTLIDLDRLDEYGDSELVLLVTGSQGEPLAALSRMSMGEHRQLSVKPDDLVILSSRFIPGNVKAINRVINNLYRLGAEVLYEKMHGIHASGHAHAGELTLMLETVRPEYFIPVHGEYRHLVKHRRLAVECGVTDEKSMVVENGQPLTFFEDGSMVFEPRISAEKILVDGKGVGDVGQSVLKERHLLAGEGMVIVVMVVDEATGEISMGPDIMSKGFVFEQQYMHLLEDAKCIIFDVHENIAPGDTAKLKERIRSALRRFFRKVLGRDPVVVPLVISI